In Gemmata obscuriglobus, a single genomic region encodes these proteins:
- a CDS encoding DNA polymerase yields MSTVAEAVARYRARGWCTVPVHRPDLDRGACSCGRPDCPKPGKHPDARFWPGGTAAPEHFAGRNVGVKLGPNSAGLADVDLDCGEAAVAGPHLLPATNSAFGRGGETTHRLYAVTDRTAAFAKLLDPVRSGDRATIVELRWPEWDEAEGRFKHLQTVFPPSLHASGEGLEWARAGEPAAVAGAELAAAVRHVGAAVLLARYARPQERHALVLLVANLLARAGWEDDARAVAFVTAVFAAKNDPDKVAKIAAGEGAGAVADARKRLRAGKPMTGLPALKEMLDPSLDNATAAAVVARVQEWLGVPDPPAARATVGAGPTGGKPGAAPRPPAPEIPPYIPFPTHLLPPVVRAYVEATAAAMNCDRAYSALPALAALGAAIGSSHVASPKKRWKEPPYIWALPVGKSGAIKSPPYRDVEDLAEDINDRLEAEYRTALAAYEVELEQWEDAKQDGADPGARPVKPVKRAFIKGDVTIEALVGALQENPRGLVIGQDELSAWIGSFVKYAGKTGASDLPRWLQLHHAGTINYTRKTGDPDKREVRVRGVGVSVTGTIQPKVLSRVLTEEFRASGFLARLLLALPPWRKRQWTEAEIDEPTRGAFAALLGDLHRLPAGTWPNGKPAPHLVPLGADAKARFVAFYNANGEALETADEDMSAVMSKLEGYALRFALIFHCCRLQARAHEHPIAADDMGAAVELTTWFRDEAERAYLALAEPPEVQGARHLLEAVRKLAARCGGAVRARDLHRSNQKRYTAAAAEAALDGLVRLGFGRWEPVAGGSNGGPPTRAFVPGVTDDRTSEADAPAGAEGAGAGGSRCDTTAGCDRSPAAPAGGSGGATATPPSSSVVGPEPGAGAVKVVSSVTPGRERSDPAPESGSDAGDGSCHTEGVVSHRGRMWVREAGALAEVVRAVTGAAALVGLDLETTGLSHARDRVRLLSLATPSGTFLVDLFALPDPAAALAPLLEALTAVEVVGQNLGFDLPFLMRLGFVPGRVRDTMLASQVLHAGNRTTGHSLKDLAHRHLGLELDKGLQTADWSGPLTDAHLGYAARDAELPLALWERLAPELAAAHLTGTAEAEMAALPAVAWAARHGVGFDRPAWDAVAADTEACAARAREHLDELLPNAGNLFGVTNWNSVDEVTAAFAAAGVALTSTGDDALAAVAHPAAALLREHRAASKLSGTYGRGWLRHVADDGRVYAAWKQVGAGASGRMSCKDPNLQQLPRDPRFRRCFVTPPGRVLVKADYSQIELRIAAKITGDKRMLDAYQKGEDLHTTTARAVLGKTDVTKADRQLSKSLNFGLLYGMGAKALAAYAASNFGVALTEGEAADHRDAFFRTYPGLRAWHRKVPDGIIQTRTLAGRRRVGVGAFTEKLNTPVQGTGADGLKRALALLWARRNSCPDAFPVLLVHDEIVVECSEERRDEAIAWVRDAMRDGMAPLIDPVPVEVEVSAGRTWGG; encoded by the coding sequence ATGAGCACCGTCGCCGAAGCCGTCGCGCGGTACCGGGCCCGTGGCTGGTGCACGGTCCCGGTGCACCGCCCCGACCTCGACCGGGGCGCCTGCTCGTGCGGGCGCCCCGACTGTCCCAAGCCGGGCAAGCACCCGGACGCCCGGTTCTGGCCCGGCGGCACCGCCGCCCCCGAACATTTCGCCGGCCGCAACGTCGGGGTCAAGCTGGGCCCCAACTCCGCCGGCCTGGCCGACGTCGACCTGGACTGCGGCGAGGCCGCGGTCGCCGGCCCCCATCTGCTCCCCGCCACGAACAGCGCGTTCGGGCGCGGCGGCGAGACCACCCACCGGCTGTACGCCGTCACCGACCGCACCGCCGCGTTCGCCAAGTTACTCGACCCGGTGCGGTCCGGGGACCGGGCCACCATCGTCGAGCTGCGGTGGCCCGAGTGGGACGAGGCCGAGGGGCGGTTCAAGCACCTCCAGACCGTGTTCCCGCCGTCGCTCCACGCCAGCGGCGAGGGGCTCGAGTGGGCCCGCGCGGGCGAGCCTGCGGCGGTCGCCGGCGCCGAACTTGCCGCCGCGGTGCGGCACGTCGGGGCGGCGGTGCTGCTGGCCCGGTACGCCCGGCCCCAGGAGCGGCACGCGCTGGTGCTGCTGGTCGCCAACCTGCTGGCCCGCGCCGGCTGGGAGGACGACGCCCGGGCGGTGGCGTTCGTCACCGCCGTGTTCGCCGCGAAGAACGACCCCGACAAGGTGGCCAAGATCGCCGCCGGCGAAGGGGCCGGGGCGGTGGCCGACGCCCGCAAGCGGCTCCGGGCCGGCAAGCCGATGACGGGGTTGCCGGCGCTCAAGGAGATGCTCGACCCGTCCCTCGACAACGCCACCGCCGCCGCCGTGGTGGCCCGGGTCCAGGAGTGGCTCGGCGTCCCCGACCCGCCCGCGGCTCGCGCGACCGTGGGGGCCGGACCAACGGGCGGAAAACCCGGAGCCGCCCCGCGGCCGCCGGCGCCCGAGATCCCGCCCTACATCCCGTTCCCCACGCACCTGCTCCCGCCCGTGGTCCGCGCCTACGTCGAGGCCACCGCCGCCGCTATGAACTGCGACCGGGCCTACAGCGCGCTGCCCGCGCTCGCCGCCCTCGGGGCCGCCATCGGCAGCTCCCACGTCGCGTCCCCCAAGAAGCGGTGGAAGGAGCCGCCGTACATCTGGGCCCTGCCCGTCGGCAAGTCCGGCGCCATCAAGAGCCCGCCGTACCGCGACGTCGAGGACCTGGCCGAGGACATCAACGACCGGCTCGAGGCCGAGTACCGAACGGCGCTGGCCGCGTACGAGGTCGAACTCGAACAGTGGGAGGACGCCAAGCAAGACGGCGCGGACCCCGGGGCCCGCCCCGTCAAACCGGTCAAGCGCGCGTTCATCAAGGGCGACGTCACCATCGAGGCCCTGGTCGGCGCGCTCCAGGAGAACCCGCGCGGGCTGGTCATCGGCCAGGACGAGCTGAGCGCCTGGATCGGGAGCTTCGTCAAGTACGCCGGCAAGACCGGGGCCAGCGACCTGCCCCGGTGGCTCCAGCTGCACCACGCCGGCACCATCAACTACACCCGCAAGACCGGGGACCCGGACAAGCGCGAGGTCCGGGTCCGCGGGGTCGGGGTGTCCGTCACCGGCACCATCCAGCCCAAGGTGCTCTCGCGGGTCCTCACCGAGGAGTTCCGGGCCTCGGGGTTCCTGGCCCGGTTGCTTCTGGCGCTGCCCCCGTGGCGCAAGCGCCAGTGGACCGAGGCCGAGATCGACGAGCCCACCCGCGGCGCGTTCGCCGCGCTCCTGGGCGACCTGCACCGGCTCCCCGCCGGCACCTGGCCCAACGGCAAGCCGGCCCCGCACCTGGTCCCCCTGGGCGCCGACGCCAAGGCCCGGTTCGTGGCGTTCTACAACGCCAACGGCGAGGCCCTGGAGACCGCCGACGAGGACATGAGCGCGGTCATGAGCAAGCTCGAGGGGTACGCCCTGCGGTTCGCCCTCATCTTCCACTGCTGCCGGCTGCAGGCGCGGGCCCACGAGCACCCGATCGCGGCGGACGACATGGGCGCCGCGGTCGAGCTGACCACCTGGTTCCGCGACGAGGCCGAGCGCGCGTACCTGGCCCTGGCCGAGCCGCCCGAGGTGCAGGGCGCCCGGCACCTGCTGGAGGCGGTGCGCAAGCTTGCCGCCCGGTGCGGCGGTGCGGTGCGGGCCCGGGATCTCCACCGGTCCAACCAGAAGCGGTACACCGCGGCCGCCGCCGAGGCCGCGCTCGACGGGCTAGTGCGGCTCGGGTTCGGGCGCTGGGAGCCGGTCGCGGGCGGGTCCAACGGCGGCCCCCCGACGCGGGCCTTCGTGCCCGGTGTGACAGATGACAGAACCTCCGAGGCCGATGCGCCGGCCGGCGCGGAGGGGGCCGGCGCCGGCGGGTCGCGGTGTGACACAACCGCCGGGTGTGACAGGAGCCCCGCGGCCCCGGCGGGCGGGTCTGGCGGCGCAACCGCCACGCCACCAAGTAGTTCCGTCGTCGGGCCGGAACCGGGCGCGGGCGCGGTCAAGGTCGTGTCATCTGTCACACCCGGCCGCGAGCGTTCGGACCCGGCGCCCGAATCGGGGTCCGACGCCGGCGACGGGTCGTGTCACACCGAGGGGGTTGTGTCACACCGGGGTCGGATGTGGGTGCGCGAGGCGGGTGCCCTCGCCGAGGTCGTACGTGCGGTCACCGGGGCCGCGGCCCTGGTCGGTCTGGACCTCGAAACCACGGGCCTGTCCCACGCCCGCGACCGGGTCCGGCTGCTCTCGCTCGCGACCCCGAGCGGCACGTTCCTCGTCGACCTGTTCGCGCTCCCCGACCCCGCCGCGGCCCTGGCACCACTGCTCGAGGCGCTGACGGCGGTCGAGGTGGTGGGCCAGAACCTGGGGTTCGACCTGCCGTTCCTGATGCGCCTCGGGTTCGTGCCCGGGCGGGTGCGGGACACCATGCTCGCGAGTCAGGTGCTGCACGCCGGGAACCGCACCACCGGCCACTCACTGAAGGACCTGGCCCACCGGCACCTGGGACTCGAGCTCGACAAGGGGCTGCAGACCGCCGACTGGTCGGGGCCGCTCACCGACGCGCACCTGGGGTACGCCGCCCGCGACGCCGAGTTACCCCTCGCGCTGTGGGAGCGGCTCGCGCCCGAGCTGGCGGCCGCGCACCTGACCGGCACCGCCGAGGCCGAGATGGCGGCGCTGCCGGCGGTCGCGTGGGCCGCGCGGCACGGGGTCGGGTTCGACCGGCCCGCGTGGGATGCCGTGGCCGCCGACACCGAGGCGTGTGCCGCCCGGGCCCGGGAGCACCTGGACGAACTGCTGCCCAACGCGGGCAACCTGTTCGGGGTGACCAACTGGAACTCGGTCGACGAGGTGACGGCCGCGTTCGCCGCCGCCGGGGTGGCCCTGACCTCGACCGGCGACGACGCGCTGGCCGCGGTGGCCCACCCGGCCGCGGCTCTGCTGCGCGAGCACCGGGCCGCGTCCAAGTTGTCGGGCACGTACGGGCGCGGGTGGCTCCGGCACGTGGCCGATGACGGCCGCGTGTACGCCGCGTGGAAGCAGGTCGGGGCCGGGGCCTCCGGGCGCATGAGCTGCAAGGACCCGAACCTGCAGCAGCTGCCCCGGGACCCGCGGTTCCGCCGGTGCTTCGTAACGCCGCCCGGCCGCGTCCTCGTGAAGGCCGACTACTCCCAGATCGAGCTCCGCATCGCGGCCAAGATCACCGGCGACAAGCGGATGCTCGACGCGTACCAGAAGGGCGAGGACCTGCACACCACCACGGCCCGCGCGGTGCTCGGGAAAACAGACGTCACCAAGGCCGACCGTCAGTTGAGCAAAAGTTTGAATTTCGGGCTTCTTTACGGCATGGGGGCGAAGGCCCTGGCCGCGTACGCCGCGTCGAACTTCGGGGTGGCGCTGACCGAGGGCGAGGCGGCGGATCACCGGGACGCGTTTTTCCGCACCTACCCGGGCCTCCGTGCGTGGCACCGGAAGGTGCCCGACGGCATCATCCAAACGCGCACCCTGGCGGGGCGCCGGCGGGTCGGGGTGGGCGCGTTCACCGAGAAGTTGAACACTCCCGTGCAAGGGACCGGGGCCGACGGGCTGAAGCGGGCGCTGGCCCTGCTGTGGGCGCGCCGCAACTCCTGCCCGGACGCGTTCCCCGTGCTGTTGGTGCACGACGAGATCGTGGTCGAGTGCTCCGAGGAGCGTCGGGACGAAGCCATCGCCTGGGTGCGGGACGCGATGCGGGACGGGATGGCCCCGCTCATCGACCCGGTGCCGGTCGAGGTCGAGGTGAGCGCCGGCCGCACCTGGGGCGGGTGA
- a CDS encoding winged helix-turn-helix domain-containing protein, which translates to MPATKTKAAKKATSRSNVKGAKPKHRAKDTAESAPAKKLSALDAAARVLAASGESMTAKELIGRLAAQGLWSSPNGKTPDATLSAALQREIATQGTASRFRKTAPGRFAATTAGATDATTAPKTKGAKVKPKKAPTRPAEPEAGATIPDGTPGPKA; encoded by the coding sequence ATGCCCGCGACGAAGACCAAGGCGGCCAAGAAGGCCACGAGCAGATCTAACGTGAAGGGCGCGAAGCCGAAGCACAGGGCGAAGGACACCGCCGAGTCGGCACCCGCGAAGAAGCTGAGCGCGTTGGACGCGGCGGCACGGGTGCTGGCCGCGAGCGGCGAGTCGATGACGGCGAAGGAGCTGATCGGGCGGCTGGCGGCACAGGGGCTGTGGTCGAGCCCGAACGGGAAGACCCCGGACGCCACCCTGTCCGCGGCGCTGCAGCGCGAGATCGCCACCCAGGGGACCGCGAGCCGGTTCCGCAAGACCGCGCCCGGGCGGTTCGCGGCAACCACCGCGGGCGCCACGGACGCGACAACGGCCCCGAAGACGAAGGGCGCAAAAGTGAAGCCGAAGAAGGCGCCCACGCGCCCGGCCGAACCCGAGGCGGGCGCGACGATCCCGGACGGGACGCCCGGCCCGAAAGCCTGA
- the brxD gene encoding BREX system ATP-binding protein BrxD — translation MTVSPRRRQEIVDALRRGTVPHSSLDAFAVGLERLEPVFQEELLAVKAGGAAFKACRGDYGCGKTFLARWLADRARRLGFATAEVQVSETETPLHRLETVYRRLCERLATADASQGALRNLIDGWIYALEQDALAEGGTGDEGELLARTDRLMEQRLARVTAAAPTFGTALRGYRRAQVAGDAATADAILAWLAGQPNVAAAAKRAAGVKGEIDHFGALTFLQGLLTVVRDSGGAGLLVVLDEVETLQRVRSDVRDKGLNALRQLIDEVDGGRFPGLYLLVTGTPAFFDGPQGVPRLEPLAQRLHVDFKTDARFDNPRAVQVRLAAFDLDRLAAVGCRVREIYRQHCPAADRIARLCDDAYVRDLAAAVAGKLGGRVGIAPRVFLKKLVADVLDRVDQFADFDPRRDYAPTVTEGELTAAERAAAQATDVDDIELDP, via the coding sequence GTGACGGTCAGCCCCCGCCGCCGCCAGGAGATCGTCGACGCCCTGCGCCGCGGCACGGTCCCGCACAGCAGCCTGGACGCCTTCGCCGTCGGGCTGGAGCGGCTCGAACCCGTGTTCCAGGAGGAGCTGCTCGCCGTCAAGGCGGGCGGGGCCGCGTTCAAGGCGTGCCGCGGGGACTACGGGTGCGGGAAGACGTTCCTGGCCCGGTGGCTGGCAGACCGGGCCCGCCGGCTGGGGTTCGCCACGGCCGAGGTCCAGGTGTCGGAGACCGAGACGCCGCTGCACCGGCTGGAGACGGTCTACCGCCGGCTGTGCGAGCGGCTGGCCACGGCCGATGCGTCGCAAGGAGCCTTGCGGAACCTGATCGACGGGTGGATCTACGCCCTGGAGCAGGACGCACTGGCCGAGGGCGGGACGGGGGACGAGGGCGAGCTGCTGGCCCGGACGGACCGCCTGATGGAGCAGCGGCTGGCGAGAGTCACGGCGGCGGCACCCACCTTCGGCACGGCCCTGCGGGGCTACCGCCGGGCGCAGGTGGCGGGGGACGCGGCGACCGCCGACGCGATCCTGGCCTGGCTGGCCGGGCAGCCGAACGTGGCCGCGGCGGCGAAGCGGGCGGCCGGGGTGAAGGGGGAGATCGACCACTTCGGAGCGTTAACCTTCCTCCAGGGCCTGCTGACGGTCGTCCGGGACTCCGGCGGTGCCGGCCTGCTGGTCGTACTCGACGAGGTGGAGACCCTCCAGCGGGTCCGCAGCGACGTGCGGGACAAGGGGCTGAACGCGCTCCGGCAACTGATCGACGAGGTGGACGGGGGCCGGTTCCCCGGCCTGTACCTGCTCGTCACCGGGACACCGGCCTTCTTCGACGGCCCGCAGGGGGTGCCGCGGCTGGAGCCACTGGCCCAGCGGCTGCACGTCGACTTCAAGACGGACGCCCGGTTCGACAACCCGCGGGCGGTGCAGGTGCGGCTGGCCGCGTTCGACCTGGACCGGCTGGCGGCGGTCGGGTGCCGGGTCCGCGAGATCTACCGGCAGCACTGCCCGGCGGCCGACCGGATCGCCCGCCTGTGTGACGACGCCTACGTCCGGGATCTGGCCGCAGCGGTCGCCGGGAAACTCGGCGGGCGGGTGGGGATCGCCCCGCGGGTGTTCCTGAAGAAGCTGGTGGCCGACGTGCTGGACCGCGTCGACCAGTTCGCCGACTTCGACCCGCGGCGGGACTACGCCCCGACGGTGACCGAGGGCGAGCTGACGGCGGCCGAGCGGGCCGCCGCGCAGGCGACCGACGTGGACGACATCGAGTTGGACCCGTGA
- a CDS encoding DEAD/DEAH box helicase: MTPFDHLHPALRHHVVNSLGWTELRPFQEAVIEPALAGEHLLILAPTAGGKTEAAAFPVLSRMLTEDWRGLGVLYVCPIKALLNNLDARLSRYCTLLGRRSALWHGDVPTGQKKAILRDPPDLLLTTPESLEVMLVSGSVDERALFAALRAVVVDEVHAFAGDDRGWHLLSVLARLRRLCGREFQRLGLSATVGNPDGLLAWLTGGCDGPRRVCHPPGGTAAAEADVKLDHVGSLRNAATVISRLHRGEKRLVFVDSRSRAEQLGRELRALEVTAFVTHSSLSADERRRAEEAFAGRDDCVIVATSVLELGVDVGDLHRVIQIDAPTTVSSFLQRMGRTGRRPGASRNCLFLATDDDSLLRAAGLIGLWAGGYVEPVTPPPEPYHVLAQQVMALCLQERGIGRRDWAAWVDGVPGFAAMPDARPHEVIDWMLSQGLLWEDGGLLWLGRRGEEEFGHKNFMDLFSVFTSPPLFAVRYGRQDLGFVDEASFTARREGPRVLLLGGRAWRVTHLDWPRRVAHVEPSEEAGRSRWRGTGPFVGFRLAQSIRSVLAGEDQSPLWSRRAQDKVAELREEASWVSADGPTLLGLAGGAVEWWTFAGTRANATLAGALSGRCGGRIDHDGLRMVFEGAGGLTAVEQAVRELPPVEDLSPAVEEEALDGLKFSACLPKDLALAALAARLRDTAAARAVLAQRMRVVVGG; this comes from the coding sequence GTGACCCCTTTCGACCACCTCCACCCGGCCCTACGGCACCACGTCGTTAACAGCCTCGGCTGGACGGAACTTCGTCCGTTCCAGGAGGCGGTGATCGAACCGGCGTTGGCCGGTGAGCACCTCCTCATCCTGGCCCCCACTGCCGGCGGGAAGACCGAGGCGGCGGCGTTCCCGGTCCTGTCCCGGATGCTGACCGAGGACTGGCGGGGACTCGGCGTTCTGTACGTCTGCCCCATCAAGGCCCTGCTGAACAACCTCGACGCCCGGCTGTCCCGGTACTGCACCCTGCTGGGCCGGCGGTCCGCCCTCTGGCACGGGGACGTCCCGACCGGGCAGAAGAAGGCGATCCTCCGCGACCCGCCCGACCTCCTGCTGACGACGCCGGAGTCCCTGGAGGTGATGCTCGTCTCCGGCTCGGTGGACGAGCGCGCCCTGTTCGCGGCGTTGCGGGCGGTCGTGGTCGATGAGGTCCACGCCTTCGCCGGGGACGACCGGGGGTGGCACCTGCTGTCCGTCCTCGCCCGCCTCCGGCGGCTGTGCGGGCGGGAGTTCCAGCGGCTGGGCCTGTCCGCGACGGTGGGGAACCCGGACGGGTTGTTGGCGTGGCTGACCGGCGGGTGTGACGGGCCGCGGCGGGTCTGCCACCCGCCGGGCGGCACGGCCGCGGCGGAAGCGGACGTGAAGCTCGACCACGTCGGGTCGCTCCGCAACGCCGCGACGGTCATCTCCCGGCTGCACCGGGGGGAGAAACGGCTGGTGTTTGTGGACAGCCGGTCGCGGGCCGAGCAACTGGGGCGGGAGCTGCGGGCCCTGGAGGTGACGGCGTTCGTCACCCACAGCTCGCTGAGTGCGGACGAGCGTCGCCGGGCGGAGGAGGCGTTCGCCGGCCGGGACGATTGCGTCATCGTGGCGACGAGCGTGCTGGAGCTTGGGGTCGACGTGGGCGACCTCCACCGGGTCATCCAGATCGACGCCCCGACGACGGTTTCGAGCTTCCTCCAGCGGATGGGTCGCACCGGGCGGCGACCGGGCGCGTCGCGGAACTGCCTGTTCCTGGCCACGGACGACGACTCGCTGTTGCGGGCCGCCGGGCTGATCGGGCTGTGGGCCGGCGGGTACGTCGAGCCGGTCACCCCGCCGCCGGAACCGTACCACGTTCTGGCCCAGCAGGTGATGGCCCTCTGCCTTCAAGAGCGGGGGATCGGCCGGCGTGACTGGGCGGCGTGGGTCGACGGGGTGCCGGGCTTTGCGGCTATGCCGGACGCGCGGCCCCACGAGGTCATCGACTGGATGCTGTCCCAGGGGCTCCTGTGGGAGGACGGCGGGCTGCTGTGGCTGGGCCGCCGGGGCGAGGAGGAGTTCGGGCATAAGAACTTCATGGACCTCTTCTCGGTGTTCACCTCCCCGCCGCTGTTCGCGGTGCGCTACGGCCGCCAGGACTTGGGGTTCGTGGACGAGGCCAGCTTTACCGCCCGGCGTGAGGGGCCGCGGGTCTTGCTGCTCGGCGGGCGGGCGTGGCGCGTCACGCACCTCGACTGGCCCCGGCGGGTGGCCCACGTCGAGCCGTCCGAGGAGGCCGGGCGGTCACGGTGGCGGGGCACCGGGCCGTTCGTCGGCTTCCGACTCGCCCAGTCAATTCGCTCCGTGCTGGCGGGGGAAGACCAGTCTCCGCTGTGGTCGCGACGGGCCCAGGACAAGGTCGCAGAGTTGCGCGAGGAGGCGTCCTGGGTGAGTGCCGACGGGCCAACGCTGCTGGGCCTCGCGGGCGGGGCGGTGGAGTGGTGGACCTTCGCGGGGACGCGGGCCAACGCCACCCTGGCGGGCGCACTAAGCGGAAGGTGCGGGGGACGGATCGACCACGATGGCCTCCGCATGGTGTTCGAAGGGGCCGGGGGGCTGACCGCCGTCGAGCAGGCGGTGCGTGAGTTGCCCCCGGTAGAAGACCTGAGCCCCGCGGTCGAGGAGGAAGCCCTCGACGGCCTCAAGTTTTCGGCCTGCCTCCCAAAGGATCTCGCCCTCGCCGCCCTCGCGGCACGGCTCCGCGACACCGCGGCTGCCCGGGCGGTACTGGCCCAGCGGATGCGGGTGGTCGTTGGTGGCTGA
- a CDS encoding DNA methyltransferase: MRPIGSIKPYENNPRANDAAVDAVAASIRAFGFRQPLVVDEGDVLIVGHTRYKAALKLGLIEVPVHVARGLTPDQARAYRLADNQTATLATWDDERLALELAALQTADFDLSLTAFPEDEVLRLLTAPEPPPAGDPDEVPEPPAEPLTRPGDLWRLGRHRLLCGDATKPADLARLLPDGPADLLLTDPPYNVAYSGKTADALTIANDDMSPEQYRAFLTAALTAAKAHLKPGGAFYVWHADTAGLDVRTACAAAGLQVRQCLVWVKSALVLGRQDYHWKHEPCQPAGTQVAKVIKEGRWREDSVIEQVPIESLQPGDRVVSFGNAKIYRRGRAVTGITSRRHTGNLHRVEVGEFRTRATPEHRFTVRFDPARPKAGLLYLMRRGDRWRVGVCGMFNSRGFGVSVRLSQERGDAAWVLGAFATLTEARIAEQVVSCRYGIPTTVWETGRNPGASWAQRDQAGIDAIYQRLGVDRIRAGVDRLLRDHGLSAGLPLLAANEPGNFSCRQSRQVAACNLVPGVMQVPVPTAGERFEWRDLTATSFERVHDLEVWSMDVERDKHYVADGIVVHNCLYGWIDGAAHTWLGDRSQTTVLEFDKPAKNPDHPTPKPAELFAYLLNNSCPPGGLVLDPFAGSGTALAAAEQTGRNAALLELDPRYCDVIVQRFESLTGQKAERAAA; this comes from the coding sequence ATGCGACCGATCGGTTCGATCAAACCGTACGAGAACAACCCCCGCGCCAACGACGCCGCGGTCGATGCGGTCGCCGCGTCCATCCGGGCGTTCGGGTTCCGACAGCCGCTCGTGGTGGACGAGGGCGACGTGCTGATCGTGGGCCACACCCGGTACAAGGCGGCGCTGAAGCTGGGCCTGATCGAGGTGCCGGTGCACGTGGCCCGCGGGCTCACACCCGACCAGGCCCGGGCGTACCGACTGGCCGACAACCAGACCGCCACACTCGCCACCTGGGACGACGAGCGCCTGGCACTCGAACTGGCCGCGCTCCAGACCGCCGACTTCGACCTGTCGCTCACCGCGTTCCCCGAGGACGAGGTCCTCCGGCTCCTGACCGCACCCGAGCCCCCGCCCGCCGGCGATCCCGACGAGGTGCCCGAGCCGCCGGCCGAGCCGCTCACCCGGCCCGGGGACCTGTGGCGCCTGGGCCGGCACCGACTCCTGTGCGGCGACGCCACCAAGCCCGCCGACCTCGCGCGCCTGCTGCCCGACGGGCCCGCCGACCTCCTCCTCACCGACCCGCCGTACAACGTCGCCTATTCGGGCAAGACCGCGGACGCCCTGACGATTGCCAACGACGACATGAGCCCCGAACAGTACCGCGCGTTCCTCACCGCCGCCCTGACCGCCGCCAAGGCCCACCTGAAGCCGGGCGGGGCGTTCTACGTGTGGCACGCGGACACCGCCGGGCTCGACGTCCGCACCGCCTGCGCGGCCGCCGGGCTCCAGGTGCGGCAGTGCCTGGTGTGGGTCAAGTCGGCCCTCGTACTGGGGCGACAAGATTACCATTGGAAGCACGAACCGTGTCAGCCCGCCGGTACCCAGGTGGCGAAGGTGATCAAGGAGGGGCGGTGGCGCGAGGATTCGGTGATCGAACAGGTGCCCATCGAGTCGCTGCAGCCCGGCGACCGCGTGGTCAGCTTCGGGAACGCCAAGATCTACCGGCGCGGGCGGGCCGTCACGGGCATCACGAGCCGGCGCCACACCGGCAACCTGCACCGCGTCGAGGTGGGGGAGTTCCGCACCCGCGCCACCCCCGAGCACCGGTTCACCGTGCGGTTCGACCCGGCGCGCCCGAAGGCCGGGCTGCTGTACCTCATGCGGCGCGGCGACCGCTGGCGCGTGGGCGTGTGCGGGATGTTCAACAGCCGCGGGTTCGGGGTGTCGGTGCGCCTGTCGCAGGAGCGCGGCGACGCGGCGTGGGTGCTGGGCGCGTTCGCCACGCTGACCGAGGCGCGGATCGCCGAGCAGGTGGTGTCGTGCCGGTACGGGATACCGACCACGGTCTGGGAGACCGGGCGGAACCCGGGTGCGAGCTGGGCGCAGCGGGACCAGGCGGGCATCGACGCGATCTACCAGCGGCTCGGTGTGGACCGCATCCGGGCGGGCGTCGATCGGCTCCTGCGGGACCACGGGCTGTCCGCCGGCCTCCCCCTGCTGGCGGCGAACGAGCCGGGCAACTTCTCGTGCCGACAGTCGCGTCAGGTGGCCGCGTGCAACCTGGTCCCGGGCGTGATGCAGGTGCCGGTGCCCACCGCCGGCGAGCGGTTCGAGTGGCGCGACCTGACGGCCACCAGCTTCGAGCGGGTGCACGACCTCGAGGTGTGGTCGATGGACGTCGAGCGGGACAAGCATTACGTGGCGGACGGCATCGTCGTGCACAACTGTCTCTACGGTTGGATCGACGGGGCCGCCCACACCTGGCTCGGCGACCGGTCCCAGACCACCGTGCTCGAGTTCGACAAGCCCGCCAAGAACCCGGACCACCCGACACCCAAGCCGGCCGAACTGTTCGCGTACCTGCTGAACAACTCGTGCCCGCCCGGCGGCCTCGTCCTCGACCCGTTCGCCGGCTCCGGCACCGCCCTGGCCGCCGCCGAGCAGACCGGGCGGAACGCGGCCCTGCTCGAGCTGGACCCGCGGTATTGCGACGTCATCGTCCAGCGGTTCGAGTCGTTGACCGGCCAGAAGGCCGAGCGGGCCGCGGCGTAA